The nucleotide window CGCCTCGGAGACGAGCGGTCTGACCGGCTCGTACCAGACCTTCTCCGCCGGCACGTCGACGAGTTCGCGCTCCGGCCAGCGCAGCGCGGTCATCCTGCCGCCGAAGACGGCGCCGGTGTCCAGGCAGATGGTGTTGTTGACCCAGGAGGTGGTGGGGACCGGCGTGTGGCCGTAGACCACGGTGGCGCGGCCCCGGTACTCCTCGGCCCACGGATAGCGCACGGGCAGGCCGAACTCGTCGGTCTCGCCGGTCGTGTCCCCGTACAGCGCGTGCGAACGCACCCGGCCGGAGGTGCGGCCGTGGTACTTCTCCGGCAGCCCGGCGTGGCAGACGACGAGCTTCCCCCCGTCCAGCACGTAGTGGCTGACGAGGCCCTCGATGAACTCCGCGACCTGCCCGCGGAACGCGGGGTCGACGGCGTCCTCGCGCTCCAGCTGCTCGATGGTCTCCGCCAGCCCGTGGGTGTGCTGGACGCTGCGGCCCTTGAGATGACGGCCGAGCTTGTTCTCGTGGTTGCCCGGCACGCACAGGGCGTTGCCGGCCGACACCATGCCCATGACACGGCGCAGCACTCCGGGGCTGTCGGGGCCGCGGTCGACGAGGTCGCCGACGAAGACGGCGGTACGCCCTTCGGGGTGCGCGCCGTCGACGTATCCGAGGGTGGTGAGCAGGGTCTCCAGCTCGGAACCGCAGCCGTGGATGTCTCCGATGATGTCGAAGGGGCCGGTGAGATGGCGCAGGTCGTTGTACCGGCGCTCCAGCACGATGCCCGCCTGCTCGGCCTCCTCCTCGGTGCGCAGGATGTGCACCTTGCGAAAGCCCTCGCGCTCCAGACCGCGCAGCGAGCGGCGCAGTTCGCGGCGGTGGCGCTGGATGACGTGGCGCGGCATGTCGGCCCGGTCGGGACGGTTCGCGTTGCGCGCGAGGCAGACCTCTTCGGGCAGGTCGAGGACGATGGCGATCGGCAGCACGTCGTACTCGCGGGCCAGCCGCACGAGCTGCTTGCGGCTCTCGGGCTGGACGTTGGTGGCGTCGACGACGGTGAGACGGCCGGCGGCGAGACGCTTGCCCGCGATGTAGTGCAGGACGTCGAAGGCGTCACCGCTGGCACTCTGGTCGTTCTCGTCGTCGGCGACGAGGCCCCGGCAGAAGTCCGAGGAGATGATCTCGGTGGGCTTGAAGTGCTTGCGGGCGAAGGTGGACTTGCCCGATCCGCTGGCACCGATGAGTACGACGAGGGAGAGGTCGGTCACCGGCAGCGTGCGCGACGTGCGGAGGGTGTCGGTGGTGCCGGTGCTGCTCATGCGGCCTTCGCCTCCTTCTTGTTCGTCCCGTTCATCTGGTCCGTCTGGTCCGTCTTGTTCGTCTTGTTCGTCTCGTCCGGCGTGTTCATCGTGAACACGGCCATCTGCGTCGGCGGCCCCACCTCGGGGTCGTCCGGGCCCACGGGGACGAAGGCCACCTCGTAGCCGTGACGCTTCGCCACCTCCGCGGCCCACCGGCCGAACTCGGCCCTGGTCCACTCGAAGCGGTGGTCGCCATGGCGCACGTGCCCGGCGGGGAGTGTCTCCCAGCGGACGTTGTACTCGACGTTGGGCGTGGTCACGAGCACGGTGCGCGGCCGCGCCGAGCCGAACACCGCGTACTCCAGGGCGGGCAGCCGCGGCAGGTCGAGGTGCTCGATGACCTCGCTGAGCACCGCCGCGTCGTACCCCTTGAGCCGCTTGTCGGTATAGGTGAGCGAGCCCTGCTGGAGCGTGACCCGGCTCGCCTGCCGCTCGCCCATCCGGTCCAGCTTCAGCCGGCGCGAGGCGATGGTCAGGGCGCGCATCGAGACGTCGACGCCGACGATCTCCGTGAAGGCCACGTCCTTGAGCAGCGCCTGGACCAACTGACCCTGACCGCAGCCCAGGTCCAGCACCCGGCCCGCACCGGCGGCGCGCAGTGCCGCCAGGATCGCCGTGC belongs to Streptomyces finlayi and includes:
- a CDS encoding polynucleotide kinase-phosphatase, producing MSSTGTTDTLRTSRTLPVTDLSLVVLIGASGSGKSTFARKHFKPTEIISSDFCRGLVADDENDQSASGDAFDVLHYIAGKRLAAGRLTVVDATNVQPESRKQLVRLAREYDVLPIAIVLDLPEEVCLARNANRPDRADMPRHVIQRHRRELRRSLRGLEREGFRKVHILRTEEEAEQAGIVLERRYNDLRHLTGPFDIIGDIHGCGSELETLLTTLGYVDGAHPEGRTAVFVGDLVDRGPDSPGVLRRVMGMVSAGNALCVPGNHENKLGRHLKGRSVQHTHGLAETIEQLEREDAVDPAFRGQVAEFIEGLVSHYVLDGGKLVVCHAGLPEKYHGRTSGRVRSHALYGDTTGETDEFGLPVRYPWAEEYRGRATVVYGHTPVPTTSWVNNTICLDTGAVFGGRMTALRWPERELVDVPAEKVWYEPVRPLVSEAPGGREGRPLDLADVQGRRIVETRHMGRLSVREENAAAALEVMSRFAVDPRLLAYLPPTMAPAAASHEDGYLEHPAEAFAQFRTDGVAKVVCEEKHMGSRAVALVCRDAEAARERFGTEGPTGALHTRTGRPFLDDPALTEAVLGRLREAVTAAGLWEEWDTDWVLLDAELMPWSLKAAGLLRSQYAAVGAASGAVFPAAVAALEAAAARSVDVGALADRQRGRAQDATAFTRAYRRYCWSTEGLEGVRLAPFQILAVQGRSLASVPHDEQLAWLDRLVEHDPTGLLQVTRRLVVDTGDTESVRSGIDWWLEMTGRGGEGMVVKPLGALVRDEKGRLVQPGIKVRGREYLRIIYGPEYTRPENLERLRSRFLGHKRSLALREYALGLEALDRLADGEPLWRVHEAVFAVLAMESEPVDPRL